Genomic DNA from Turicibacter faecis:
TTTCAGTTTTTGGTGCTTCTGCGTCATTTGAGCAAGCTCCTAAAAATAAGACTGCTGAAGCTAACGCGATTAAAAGTTTACCTTTTAACATGTGTTTGTACCCCCTACGGCTAAATATTATCTCTAAAAGACAAGCTATATTCTAACAATAAACCTCTTTCATATCAAGGTTTTTTTGTGTTTTTTTTAACAAAAAGCATGAAAAAATGAATAAAGAAAAAATAAAGGGGAAAAATAATAGAATTTTTTTGCATAAGAGAGAGGAAAAAATAGAAAAGTAAGATTATTCCTGTGTATCTATAACATGGAATCGATTACAGTCAGAATTTAGTAGGTTTGTCAGATTACACTATGATAAAATATGTGTTGTGAAGAACAAGTAGACTATTTATAGGGGGATGACATAGATGACAGAAGTAGCACGTAAATGGTGGAAGGAAGGCGTAGGTTATCAAATCTATCCAAAAAGTTTTTGCGATAGTAATGGGGACGGAATTGGTGACTTACAAGGAATTATTAGTAAATTAGACTATTTAGCCCATTTAGGGATTAATATTATTTGGTTATGTCCTGTTTACCAATCACCAATGGATGATAACGGATACGATGTGTCAGATTATTATCAAATTGCAAAAGAATTTGGTAGTATTGAAGACTTTAAAATTTTATTAAATGAAGCTAAAAAGCGTGGAATTAAAATTGTAATGGACCTTGTATTAAATCATACGAGCGATGAACATCCTTGGTTCGTTGAGGCGCGTCAATCAGTAGATAGTCCATACCGTGATTATTACATTTGGCAAAAAGGGAAAACCGATGAGTGGGGAAATGAAACTGAGCCAACGAACTGGGCTTCATTTTTTACACCTTCATGTTGGGAAAAAGACGAACAAACCAACGAGTATTACATGCACATCTTCTCTCGTAAAATGCCAGACTTAAACTGGGCAAATGATAAGATGCGTGAATCATTATATGAAATGGTTAAATGGTGGTTAGAGTTAGGAATTGATGGCTTCCGTGTAGATGCTGTAGCCCATTTAGATCGCGACTTCTCATTTACTGATTCACATATGCCAAGTCATGGGAAATATAAAGAAGATTGGTCAAAATTCTCTAACATGCCACTTGTTCATACTTACTTAAAAGAGTTAAATGAAAAAGTGTTATCTCATTATGATATTTTTACAGTTGGTGAAGTTGGCGGAGGAGCGGATGTTAATGAGGCGCTTAAATACGCGGCGTATGATTCAAAAGAATTAGACATGGTATTTACGTTTGATCACTGCTGGGCAAACAATGGATATGACTCATTAAATGAAACATGGACTAATCGTGTGAACTTATATGACTTAAAACAAGTGTTTAAAAAATGGCAATTAGGATTACAAAATCGTGCTTGGAATCCACTTTATTGGTTAAACCACGATCATCCGCGTGTGATGTCACAATACGGTGAGGCAACACATTACCATAAAGAATCAGGAAAAATGTTAGCGACGTCATTATTAATGATGTGGGGAACACCATTTATCTATAACGGTGAGGAAATTGGGATGACAAACGCGGATCATTTAACATTTGATGATTATCATGATGTTTCGACAATTGAAAAAATTAAGAAATTATTAGGGGAAGGGCACCCAACGGAATTGATTGAACGTTATATTAAAGTGACTTCTCGTGATAATGCGCGAACACCAATGCAATGGGATCAAACGGAAAATGGTGGGTTTACAACGGGAACACCATGGATGAAAGTTAATCCAAATTATCAAACGATTAATGTGGCTTCACAATTAGAGGACGAAGATTCATTATTTAATCACTATCGCCGTTTAATTGAGTTAAGACGTTTTAGTGACTATAAAGATATCATCGTTTATGGGGATTACCAGTTAGTAGGTGAGCATCATCCAAATGTATACGCATATGTAAGAACATATGGGGATCGTCGATTATTAATCGTATCAAACTTCTTTGAAAAACCAACAACTATTTGTTTACCAGATTTAACAGCTAAACAAATGGTCATCTCAAACTATAAAGATTCATCAATGCATTTACCATGTTTAGAGTTAAGAGCTTATGAATCAATTGTTTTTGAATTAGTTTAATTAATACTATTAATGTGCAAAACTACTTCCAATTAATTTCCAGCTATAAAATACCAGTAAAAAAAGAAAAAACATTAACTTAAATCCCTGTATAATTAAGTCTCCTACAACCAATTAACGAGGGGGAATTAAGTTAATGTTCATGGATAGTATTATATCAGATTCAAATTCAATTTTCAAATTTTTAAAACAACTTGATTTAGATTTATTCTTATCTAAACCTCAGTTTAATCATGTTAACCAGTTTCTAAACTTGATGATTCAGGAAAATTATCAGGGGAAAATCTCTGCCGTTAAACACTGTCATCGGACAAGTTTTGGACGATTTTTAACGGATAGTCCTTGGGATGAGGAGGCGATCAGTCACCAGATTCAAACCTATGTTTTATCCTGTATCTATCAGCGTTCTTATCAAACTCAACAACCTATTTACGTGATGGTTGATGATACGACTTGTGTTAAAACTAAACCTTCGTCACGGGCAACACATCCTATTCAAGGATGTAGCTGGCACTTTTCTCATCTTCATCATCAACACGTTTATGGTCATCAATTTGTCGCCTTGATGCTTCAATGTGAGGATTTAATTCTTCCTTATCAAATCATTCCCTATGAAAAAGAGAAACAGAGTAAAATCGAACTCGTTCGAAGAGCTCTGATGGAATTACCCAAACCTCCCTATAAAGGCTATGTCTTAGCGGATAGTTGGTATACGTGTGAAGCTCTCCTTCAAACGGCTAAGCAAGTCGGGTTTCATTATTTAGGAGCGATTAAAACGAATCGAATCATTCTTCCTAAAGGTTACCGTCCCAACGGAATTCAACTGAAACAATTTGCGAAAACATTATCCCTTCATGATCTCGACTTAGTGACCGTCGGATCTGAGCGTTATTATACGTATCTATATAAGGGACGAATAAGAGGGGGACATGTCGTCCAAATCATTTTAAGTTGGCCCCAAACGGCTCCTTTGGAAGAAAAAGCTTTACGTTGTTTTATGAGTCATGATTTGAAAATGTCTGCCAAACAACTACTTAAACACTATACTAAACGTTGGCCTATTGAAATTTTCTTCCGAGAAGTGAAGCAAAATTTCGGAATGGGGAACTATCAAATTCGAACTTTACAAGGGATTAAACGATTGATGTTAATGATTCAATTCGTTTACCTTTATTTAAAACGAATAACGTTAAATAATCGTTGTTTGGGTGACAGTTTACGCCAGTGTCAACGAAAGCAAAAACAAGAATTAGTGAAATTAATTTATCATAAAGCTCAAAAAGGTGTGGAATTAAAAACCATTTTTGAAGAGTTGAAAATTGCATAGGGTAAGTGTATTTTCATTCCTTGGAAAATTTTTCTTAAAAATTGCACATTAATAGTTAATATTATTTTAAAAGAAAATACAGTATCAATACACTCTGACTTGATACTGTATTTTCTTTTGTTGGTAAATGAGCGCGAATTGCGTATAATAGAGAAATCCGAGATAATTTTACTCAAGAAGACGCTCAAGGCTTTTAGCCAATCAAGGTGAACAGTCGTTTAGTTGCCCAATATAAGATTGATTGTGTAGCTAGATAGATAGAGGCGGGGTTCCTTTTGTGTTTTAAGCAGACATCCCTCATCCATAAAACATAAAAGGACGTTTGAGCGCATCCATGTGAAGGTCTTATTTGAATAGTGAAGGAGTTTACGATGAATCATATTTTACAATTATTAGTTGCGATCGTGTTCTTTTTTATCCTTTTTAAACAGTATAAAAAAACACATCAACCTCATCTTTTAGTGACACTACTGGCGTTAGTACTGATCGGTATTTGCCGACTAGTGGTTCCGCATCTTTCAAATCCCGCTATTCGGATAGGGGTTGTCTTTATTGCGGTACTAAGTTGCGCCCTCAGTTATGGACTCATCTGCCGTGATGAAAAAAAACGGTAAGGGGTTAGCCTTCATGGCTAACTCCTTTTTTTATCAAAATGAAAACTTAAGTGTGAAGGCGTCATATAGTAGTAGGGGAGAAACTTATTCTTCTTCCTTAGGGTGCTTTGAAATGGCTGCAAGAGGCGATCTATTATAAATGAAATTCTGTTAAAGTAAATCACCTCATGTATGTGATTAACTGAAAATTTAACGGAAGAATAGGCGTTGATCTATTATTATTAAGGTTTTATTGAATAGGATAGAGTAGGCAGAAAATGTAGCTATTTTAAAGTAGGATAAGAAGCTAGGAACTCTCTGATTTGAGGTGAAACAATGGTTAATCGAGGCAAAGACGGCTGGAATAAAGGAATGTTACAAAAAGAAAAAACGTCTTCCAAAAGTACGCGTAGCGTAAAAAAAACGCCTCTTCAACAATTTGATGTCGCGGCTTTCTTCGAGGAAAATTTGTTTGATATTATTGACCTAGAAGAAAATCGTTCAGGTGTCAAAGAGTTTGAAGATGCTGTGAAGAAGGATGAATAATGGAGCTCCCTCGACTTGTTCAAAGTAAAGATATTCATCGAGGGAAAATCTTTTATGTTGCCTTACCGTATACGCAGGGAAGACCGTTTCGGTTTGTTGAAAAGGACGGACAATACGAGGATTTGTATCGTATTATTGAGCGACCAGATGGATTTAAGGGGGTTTTTGAACCTGAGACCGGGAAGCGCCGTTCGGAAAATCTAGAAGTTGTAACAGGTATTAAATTACGCCCATGTATCGTCATTCAAAAAGATCAGTATAACCATAATGAGAAGTATCCATTTGTTGTCGTGTTACCCATTGCGACATTAACGAAGGAACATAAACAACGCCCGATTTTTAAGCGATTAATTGAGCATAATGATTTGGATCAATTCTATTATCTTGGAAATGATTGTTATATTACAGTCAATGATCCGAAACGTGTGTATAAAAATACGTTATTCTATGTTGAAGGACGTTTAAAAATTGAGGAAAGTGACATCGATATGGATGAATTAATGATGCGCTTTGCAGAATGCTTAGCCGTCAAAAAAATACGTTCTGAATAAGTAAGGGATACTTGCAAGAAAGGGATGCGTCAGGCGTCCCTTTTTGTTGCTAAAAAAGTCGAATATTTATTTAAAATAGTTTGCATTCTATTAAGAATATGATAAATTAGTTATGCTAGATTGAATTAAACAATGGATATTCATCATGCGATTGATGTTGCATTGTGTGGTGGATATGATGAGAATAAAGGGGCAGAATAAAAAGATGACAGCAAAGAAAATGTTAAAACGACCAGAGATGAAACAACTGATTGAAAAAGTAAAGATGTTAAGCCCATTTGAATTAAAGGATGAATTTATTAAAATGGCGCAGAAATCGAAGGAGTTGGGGACCCCGAAAATTTTAAATGCCGGACGTGGAAATCCGAACTGGACAGCGGCAACACCAAGGCAGGCCTTCTTTTCACTAGGACAATTTGCCGTTCTTGAGTCCCAATTAACATGGTGTGAAGGAGATTTGGCGGGAATGCCACAAAAAGAGGGAGCCTATGAACGCTTTTTGGCTTATCTTGCGAAGCACCCGGATGAATATGGGATGGATTTATTAAAACAGGTTGTAGAGTATGGAATTGATGTGCATCAATTTGATCCGGATGAATGGGTATTTGAGTTAGTAGATGGGATTATTGGTGATAATTATCCGGTTCCTGATCGTATGCTTGTCCAAACGGAGCGTGTGGTGAAGGACTATTTAATTAAGGAAATGGGGGGCGATTCTCAAACAGCGACGCATGAGTTATTTGCCGTTGAAGGTGGAACGGCAGCGATGTGTTATATCATCGACTCGTTAAAGTCAAATTATTTATTAAAACCAAAAGATAAGATTGCATTATTTGTTCCTATTTTTACTCCTTATCTTGAAATTGCAACGTTACCATCAAACGAATTTGAAATGGTGTTCATTCATGCCTCGGCGGTGAATGAGGAAGGGGTACCGACGTGGCAATATCCAAAAGAGGAGTTAGATAAATTAAAGGATACGGATATTAAGTTAGCGTTTGTCGTTAATCCAAGTAACCCACCTGCCGTCGCCATGAATGAGGAGACGCTTGCGTATTTAGAAGAAATCGTAACAAAGCATCACCCTAAATTAATGATTGTTACAGATGATGTTTATGGAACGTTTTGCGATGGATTTAAGTCATTGATGATTACGATGCCTTATCATACACTAGGTGTTTATTCTTACTCTAAATATTTTGGGGTGACAGGATGGCGTTTAGGTCTGATTGCACTAGCAAAAGAGAATGTTTATAATCAGTTGATTAAAGAATTAAGTAAGGAAGAACAAGAAAAGTTAGTAGAACGATATGAGGCGTTAACGACTAACCCGAAAGAGATCTCATTTATTGACCGTCTTGTAGCAGATAGTCGTCAAGTGGCGTTAAATCATACAGCGGGACTATCAACCCCTCAACAGGTTCAGATGGCTATTTTTTCAGTTTTTGCATTGCTTGATGAAAAAAATCGCTATAAAGAGCAAACGAAGGCGATTTGTCGCCATCGCGAGCAGTTAATTTATCAAGAGTTAAAGGATTATCCTTACTTAGAAAATGAATTAAATACGGCTTATTATAATAAGTATGATTTACTTGTCTGGGCGAAGTTAAAGTACGGGGAATCTTTTGCGACATATTTAAAAAACGAACGGAGTGCGCTTGAATTTTTATTTGACCTTGCACGACGCTATGGAATTGTCCTATTAAACGGGAGCGGGTTTGAAGGTCCTGCTTGGTCGATTCGTGTGTCACTGGCTAATTTAAATGACGTTGATTACACTAAAATTGGTCAGGCGATTAATGAGCTCTTCGAGGAGTACGCGAATGATTGGAAAAACGGGCAATAATCCGTCTACATTATGAGAGAAAAATGCCATCCTTTAAATAAAAGGAAGGCGTTTTTTTTATATTCGGTATATAATAGAAAAGTAGCAATCAATCGGTGAGAGATTTTTAACGCCTTTATTAAGATTAAGGGCCTGTTTGTAAAAAGATGAAAGATAGTTTCATAGATAGAATGAAAACAGATTGGAGGAAATAGAGTGTCAAAGGTAAAAACAAATGCGATGAGATGGTTGGACCAACACAAAATTGGTTATGATGTACTGGCCTACGAGGTTAAAGATGGAGCTGTCGATGGGATTTCCGTGGCAGCGAAGGTGGGCCGCCCCGTAGAAGTTGTTTTTAAAACATTGGTGACAAGAGGGGCGAGTAAAGCTATTTATGTGTTTGTCATCCCCGTTGCTAAAGAGCTCGATTTAAAAAAGGCTGCTAAAGCGGTCAACGAGAAAAAAATTGAACTCATTGCTGTCAACGAAATCAATAAACTAACGGGCTATATCCGAGGTGGATGTTCACCTATTGGGATGAAGAAGTCTTATCCGACACTTATCGACTCGACGGCGATGGCGCTTCCGACCTTTATTGTAAGTGCCGGAAAAATCGGTTTTCAATTAGAGCTCGATCCACAGGTTCTAAGTCGACTATTAGATGCCCAGTTTCTAGAGGTGACGATGGAGGATTAATACATGGGTTGGATTTTTTTACTTACGGTTAACTGTTTAGGATATGCCCTCATGGCGATTGATAAGCGAAAAGCTTGTCGTGGGGAATGGAGAATAAGCGAGCGATCATTATTTTTGTGCGCGTTTTGCTTTGGGAGTTTTGGCGTTTATGCGGGGATGCACAGTTGTCGGCATAAGACAAAGCATCGATCGTTTCAAGTTTGGATTCCCTTTTTAATGGCGATGCAAACCTGGATCATCTTAAAATTGTATACAGGATCCGGCCTTAGTTAAAGAGTTTTTTCTTCAGAGAAGGTCATGCCACCCTCATCCTTGCATATAATTAAGGTAAGGTGCAAGAAGGGATGTGAGGGGGATGATGAAGGACTTAGAGACAATTCGTCATCAACGAAGAGGGTTTGTTCGTGTGAAGCTATTAATTGAATATTTAGATCAACTCGCAGAACTGAAACAACTCGAAATGGGAACCTACGAAGCAAGCGACGGGGCATTAGTGAACTATGTGGTCGTTGCTAAAGGCTGGAATCATTTTGGCTCATATATTCAACTGTTATATGTTCCGCGTTCCTACGGAAAGCGATATCGCTTTTTACTTGGGGAGGTCGAGGGGACAGTTGATCAATATGAGCAGTTTGACTGTTATCTTTCAGACGCGATTCCAATGACAGAAACATTAATCGATTATATCGTGGATAAAAGTCAACATTTATCATGAGAGCGCGTGGAAGGGGGATGCCGTAATAGATACCTTTTGGGACATTAAGTGAATCGGCCGTTTCAGTTTATAAGATGTTGGTGGTAAAGTTTTATGGCACTTGGTGTCCTTATATCGTCACTCGGGCGCTAGTGGGTTTAGTGGTTGACAAAGGAAAGGTGGACGAGGTAATGAATATGGATGGAGTAGCTTTTTATAGTTGTTTGTCGTTAGCGGGGCTATTTTTCCTTTTAGCACTACTTTTAATGTTACTAGGTGAAAAGGGTGCCATATTAATTAGTGGATTTAATACCTGGCCAAAGTCTAAGCGGGACATGTATGATAAACGGAAGTTAGTAAGCGATCAAGCTCGTTTATTATGGATTTGGGCGATTATTTTGAGTATGGGTGCCGTGTTATCCTATTTTATTTCACCCTATTTTGGGCTGGTAGCATTTATTTTATGGTTGATTCTAGCGTTTAAAGACGTTCATTGGGATGCTAATCGGGCCTTTGAAAAATATCGGAAATCACCTCATTCGGAACATAAAAAATAAAATGATAAAAAAATAAAAAGGGGATTCCCTTTTTATTTTTTTTATTTTGACATTAATATCGCGTCAATGACAGTTGGATCTAATTTATTAAATGGAATAAATGGTGTTGGAGGAGTAGTCGGGGTGGCAATCATTTTTTCCATCCAGATGATGTCGTACCAGTCATGAAATTTATAGGCATGGTCATGAAAATGAGCTACTTGTTTAAAGCCACGGTGTAGGTGAAAATAATAACTCGTTTTTGGGAGTCGCTTATCTTCTTGATCCGTATACGTGAGACAAGCATTTAAATAAGTGATGTTTTGTGCTCGAGAAATCTGTTCAATTTTTTCATAAAGAAGGGTTCCGAGTCCGCGTTGTTGGAGATTGGGTTTAAGGTAGATACTTGTTTCTACCGCCCATTGACAAGCTTCACGTTTATTAAAGGGACTCGTATAGGCAAATCCTAAAATTTCATCTTTCTGTTTGATGATCAGATAGGGATAAGCTACTAAGGTTTGTTGAATTCGGGTATAAAAATCTTCTACGGATGGAAGATGACATTCGCATGTAATCGCTGTATGTAGAATATAATAAGTATAGATATGAAGTAATTCTAAAGCGTCTTCAGGCTTAGCGATAGAGATTTGAATTGTTGAGCTCATTTAAGTCTCCTCCTCATTTTGAATGGTGCGAAAAGCTGGGTGTTTACTATTATCAGAGTAGTCAAAGTTGTAGAAACAAACCTGTCTTGCCCCTAACCTAAAAACAATGTCGATTATTGTAGAAAACTATCTTTTTTAATAAAGAAAGGCGTGGTATAATTAAAGGCATTGGTTAATGTTTGATGAAAGGAAGGGATTCATGCACTGGGTTTATATCGTTGAGTGCTCTGATGGGACTTATTATACGGGATATACAACGGATGTCAAGCGTCGGTTGAAAGAACATAATGAATCACCTAAGGGGGCGAAGTATACGCGGGCTCGACGGCCGGTGACCTTATGTTATCAAGCAAGTTATGAAACACGGAAAGAGGCTTGTCAGCGGGAATATCAGATAAAAAAGATGACGCGGCAACAGAAAATAGAGTTAATAATGTCTCAAAGCAAGTGATTTGACAAATTTAAAAATAGCATCTACAATTTAAGTAGTAATCATTATTATTATAATTTATAAAAAAAGGGGTGATGGAGATGAAATACTCTAAACAGCGTGAAATGATTCATAACTGTGTGAAGGATAATCCTTGTCACTTAACGGCGGATGCTATTTATGAAATGTTAAAAAAAGATCATCCAAATTTAAGTTTAGGAACGGTCTATCGCAATTTATCTCAGTTAGCAGAGCATGACATGATAAAAAAAGTGAGTATCCCAGGTTATCCGGATCGTTTTGATGGAACATTAGAGGATCACTTTCACTTTATTTGTTTAGAATGCGGTGAAGTAAAGGATTTATTTATTCCTGAATTGTATGGAATTGACTCGGTCGTGGAGCAATCAACGGGAGTTGATGTTTCAAAATGTGAAATGACCTTCAAAGGAATTTGTGAAAAATGTAAATCGACTAAAATAGTTTAAAAGAATCCTAGGCCGTCTAGGATTTTTTTTATGGATTACAATAAAATAGAGAGGAAGGGGGAAGTTAAATGGGGAATTTTAGTTTTTCATCGCTTGGTGTGTTATTTTTATTGTTGGTATTGATTCCGAATGCCTGCTGGTGTTTTAAAAAGCCAAAAGATGATACGGCAGAAAGGGAGAATCGTTGGTTACAAACGTGTGAACAGCTTGGGCAGGTCTTAACGACAATAGCTCTTCTTATCGATGGGAATTTAAATTGGCACGGATGGTCCAATCGGTGTTGGTGGCTTATCTTAGCTAGTTGCTTTATTTTTTTGTATGAGTGGTTTTGGGTTCGATATTTTCGAAGTGATCGAAATTTAATTGATTTTTATCGCCCATTAGTGGGGGTTCGAGTGCCAGGAGCAACTTTTCCTATCCTTTCGTTTTTATGCTTGGCTTTATATGGACGTGCGCTCGTTTTAGGTTTTGCAACTTTTTTATTAGGGGTTGGCCATATAGGCATTCATTTATCACATGAACAAGAGCTTAAGACTCAACTACTGAATCAGGTTAAGGATTAATTTTTATTAAAAAGGGACTTTATTCCCGGTCCAATTTTCGATATCATAGGAGTCATAGAAGAACGGTCAGGAAAGGAGAACAAAAGGTTGATGAAAAAAAGATCAAAATGGTTGCTAGGTGCCTTTGGAACTTTGGCGATCACGAGTGCAGGATATACGATTTATCGCTTTAGCCGTCGTCCAAAAAATAGGGCAGATCGTTTTAAAGAGGAAGGGAATTATAAAAAAATCGTTGCCTGTTTGGGGGATAGCCATACTCAGGGGACGATGGCGCATAATTTTGTAGACGATTTAGCTAAGGAATTAGGTTCAGAAGGATACGAGTTTATTAATGCAGGGGTCAATGGGGATTTAGTTTATAATGCCTTGCATCGGATGGGGGAAGTGATTGATACGCATCCCGATTATATTATTATTTTGATTGGAACGAATGATATTTTGGCGCGCTTAAGTAAGTCAAATGAAATTCACTTTGAATTAAAAAAACATTTACCTCAAAAACCGACGGAGGATTGGTTTATACGTAATTTAAATCAATTGTTATGGGAATTGCGGCAACGAACAGAGGCAAAAATTGCTATTTTATCATTACCACTTATTAGCGAAGATGAAAATTCTGTTGCTTTTAAAACAGCGGTTGCGTATAGTCACGATATTTATAAAGTGGCGAAGATTCATGGAGTGACTTACCTTCCACTTAATGAATGTCAGTTGAACTATTTACAGAAAAGTCGTCCGGAAACGAAGCGTTCAGTCGTTCGTTCACCATTTGCGTATTTTATGCCGTCATTTAAACATTATGTTTTAAGAAAATCGTGGGAAGACATTTCAAACGATGCGGGGCTTCAACTCACGATTGATACGGTCCATCAAAATAAAGTAGCGACGGCAATGATTGTTAAATTAGTTCGTTCATTTTTACAAACCGAATAAAAAAACTTCTCTCAGGAGAAGTTTTTTTGTTCTAATCATCGAGGTAATGACATAGAGTGAATTGTATAAACAAAAAGAAAGAAGGTGTCGGTCATTAAACATTTGGCAAATGAAGCAAAATCAGCTAACATCGCAGAATCAGCTAACATTGTTGTTACAGATTTGAAGACAGGTTTAACGAAACAAGAAATCGAAGCATTACGATCGCAACATGGTGCAAATGAATTTACAAAGCCAAAAGAGCGTGGCCTATTTTGGGAGTTATTTGATGTATTTAAAGAGCCGTTAATGGTGATTTTAATTATTGCCAGTGGACTTAGTTTTCTAGTCGGTGAGTATCAAGACGGTATTGGGATTTGCATGGCCGTGTTGCTAGGAATTATTATCGGGCGTGTAACAGAGGGACGCTCGAAAAAGGCGGCAGAGTCATTGGCGAAGATGACAGAGGATGTATTAGTCACTGTTTTACGCGATGGAAAGAAACAAAAGGTTCGTAAAACAGATATTGTTCCAAATGACCTTGTTTATTTGGAAACAGGGGATATGGTTCCAGCCGATGGGGTTGTCCTTGAGTCAACAGATTTAAAATTACGTGAAGATATGTTAACGGGTGAAGTAGATCAAGTTAAGAAGGACAAAGAGGATTTAGTTTATGGAGGGACTCTGGTCGGAAATGGACAGGGACTTATTCAAATTGTTAAAATCGGGGATCAAACCGAGATGGGGGCAATTGCTAAAGATCTCAATCAAGAGGAACAGATGACGCCACTTCAATTAAAATTAGGAAAGCTTGGGCAGATTATTTCGTCGATTTCCTCAGGGGTTGCGGCGATTCTATTTGTCTATATGTTAATCCAAATTTTAAAGGATAGTCATATTCAATTAGAGTTTTCAAGTTTTGGTGCCTTTATTGATTCATTAAAAGAGGTTCACTTTGTGTTTCCAAGTATTAAGACAGCCTTTATTGTCTGTGTAGGATTAATTGTTGCGGCAGTACCGGAGGGATTACCGACGATGGTTAATATTACATTAGCTATGACAATGGCGAAAATGGCGAAAATCAACGTCTTAATTCGTAAAAAAGAGGCTTGTGAAACGATTGGTTCTGTTAGTGTGATTTGTAGCGATAAAACAGGAACATTAACAGAAAATAAAATGAAGGTTGGAAAATTATTTGCCAACGGTCATGAAACGCTATTTAAAGAAGTGAATGACTATCCATTACTTGTAGAGAACTGTTTAGTGAATAGTTCTGCTGAAGTTGAGTTCAATGGAACACATCATAATTATTTAGGGAATCCAACTGAAGGAGCAATCATTGCCATGGTGAATAACCCAAGTTATCAACATGTGCGTGAAAAAGCAAATATTGTGTATCAAATTCCATTTGCTTCTTCAAATAAATATATGTTAACGGTGACCAAACATTCGATGAGTTATCATAT
This window encodes:
- a CDS encoding GIY-YIG nuclease family protein, with translation MHWVYIVECSDGTYYTGYTTDVKRRLKEHNESPKGAKYTRARRPVTLCYQASYETRKEACQREYQIKKMTRQQKIELIMSQSK
- a CDS encoding Fur family transcriptional regulator, encoding MKYSKQREMIHNCVKDNPCHLTADAIYEMLKKDHPNLSLGTVYRNLSQLAEHDMIKKVSIPGYPDRFDGTLEDHFHFICLECGEVKDLFIPELYGIDSVVEQSTGVDVSKCEMTFKGICEKCKSTKIV
- a CDS encoding SGNH/GDSL hydrolase family protein, with translation MKKRSKWLLGAFGTLAITSAGYTIYRFSRRPKNRADRFKEEGNYKKIVACLGDSHTQGTMAHNFVDDLAKELGSEGYEFINAGVNGDLVYNALHRMGEVIDTHPDYIIILIGTNDILARLSKSNEIHFELKKHLPQKPTEDWFIRNLNQLLWELRQRTEAKIAILSLPLISEDENSVAFKTAVAYSHDIYKVAKIHGVTYLPLNECQLNYLQKSRPETKRSVVRSPFAYFMPSFKHYVLRKSWEDISNDAGLQLTIDTVHQNKVATAMIVKLVRSFLQTE